A genomic window from Populus nigra chromosome 7, ddPopNigr1.1, whole genome shotgun sequence includes:
- the LOC133699081 gene encoding GDSL esterase/lipase At1g28580-like: MAPYSSHFLWNMFLFNVLILSTVSCTTGCYTSIFSFGDSLADTGNSRNLSPPDNLPHFSFLPYGETFFHHPTGRCSDGRLVIDFIAEYLGLPFVPPYFGGSMESFKEAGVNFAVAGATALDSAFLQEKGLTKLVTNISLVVQLGLFKELLPSLCSTPSDCKKLLGDSLILLGEIGGNDYNHPFFEGINFETIQDLVPYVINTIGLAIKELIQLGAITILVPGNLPIGCSPSYLTLFEGSDKKDYDHLTGCLNWLNKFAREHNEQLMKELKRIQKLHPHAKIIYADYYNAVMPFYHSPKRFGFTGGVLKSCCGRGGMYNYNSLVKCGNPLVSVCDDPTSFVNWDGIHYTEATYKLIFESIIEGSKSHPSFKAFCNLNHNEM; this comes from the exons ATGGCTCCATATTCTTCTCACTTCCTATGGAATATGTTTTTGTTCAACGTTCTGATCTTATCCACCGTCTCATGTACAACTGGATGCTACACATCAATCTTTAGTTTTGGCGATTCACTTGCCGATACTGGAAACTCAAGGAACTTGTCACCGCCGGATAATCTTCCCCACTTTTCCTTTCTTCCTTATGGAGAAACCTTCTTTCACCACCCTACCGGACGTTGCTCCGATGGTCGTCTCGTCATAGATTTTATTG CTGAATATCTTGGTCTTCCATTTGTGCCACCATATTTTGGAGGAAGCATGGAAAGTTTCAAAGAGGCCGGTGTCAATTTTGCCGTGGCGGGTGCTACGGCGCTTGATTCTGCCTTTCTTCAAGAAAAGGGACTCACGAAGCTTGTGACCAATATTTCTTTGGTTGTTCAGCTGGGTTTGTTCAAAGAATTATTGCCGTCTCTCTGCTCAACGCCTTCAG ACTGCAAGAAGCTGCTTGGCGACTCCCTCATTCTTTTAGGAGAGATCGGAGGAAATGATTACAACCATCCATTCTTCGAAGGAATTAACTTCGAGACTATTCAAGATCTTGTACCTTATGTTATTAACACCATAGGTCTAGCCATCAAG GAGCTAATTCAACTAGGGGCAATAACAATATTGGTTCCTGGAAATCTCCCGATCGGTTGCTCCCCATCTTATCTAACATTATTCGAGGGTTCAGATAAAAAAGACTATGATCATCTTACTGGATGTCTCAACTGGCTCAACAAATTCGCTCGAGAACACAATGAACAACTAATGAAAGAACTAAAGCGAATCCAAAAGCTTCATCCTCATGCCAAAATCATTTATGCAGATTATTATAATGCAGTAATGCCTTTTTATCACTCACCAAAGCGATTCG gatttACCGGAGGCGTTCTCAAATCATGTTGTGGCAGGGGAGGAATGTACAACTACAATTCATTAGTTAAATGTGGCAACCCACTTGTGAGTGTTTGTGATGATCCTACCTCATTTGTGAACTGGGATGGTATACACTATACGGAAGCaacttataaattaatttttgaatctATAATAGAGGGCTCAAAATCCCATCCATCTTTCAAAGCTTTCTGTAATTTAAATCACAATGAAATgtaa
- the LOC133700224 gene encoding malate dehydrogenase, mitochondrial-like, whose translation MKAAVLRTSRAALRPCTCRHLVGRSYSSTESSLERKVAILGAAGGIGQPLALLMKLNPLISSLSLYDIANTPGVAADVSHINSRAQVAGYAGEEQLGEALDGSDIVIIPAGVPRKPGMTRDDLFKINAGIVKSLCTAIAKYCPNALVNMISNPVNSTVPIAAEVFKKAGTFDERKLFGVTTLDVVRAKTFYAGKVKVPVAEVNVPVVGGHAGITILPLFSQAAPKSSNLSDDDIKALTKRTQDGGTEVVEAKAGKGSATLSMAYAGAVFADACLKGLNGVPDIVECSFVQSSITDLPFFASKVRLGKNGVEEVFGLGPLSDYEQQGLESLKPELKASIEKGVEFANQN comes from the exons ATGAAGGCTGCAGTGTTAAGAACTTCTCGGGCAGCATTAAGGCCATGCACATGCAGGCACCTTGTTGGCCGATCATACTCATCAACAGAGTCTAGCCTAGAACGCAAAGTGGCAATACTTGGTGCAGCAGGTGGCATAGGGCAGCCGTTGGCTTTGCTTATGAAGTTAAACCCACTAATCTCATCTCTCTCCCTCTATGACATAGCCAACACTCCTGGAGTTGCTGCTGATGTTAGCCACATCAATTCTCGTGCTCAG GTTGCGGGGTATGCTGGGGAAGAACAACTAGGGGAAGCATTAGACGGATCAGATATCGTGATTATTCCAGCAGGTGTTCCAAGAAAACCCGGAATGACTCGTGATGATCTCTTCAAAATCAATGCAGGAATTGTCAAATCTTTATGCACAGCCATCGCAAAATACTGCCCTAAT GCTCTGGTTAATATGATAAGCAATCCAGTGAATTCTACTGTCCCGATAGCTGCTGAAGTTTTCAAGAAGGCAGGGACATTTGACGAGAGGAAGCTGTTTGGTGTGACAACGCTTGATGTAGTCAGAGCTAAAACTTTCTATGCTGGGAAGGTTAAAGTTCCCGTGGCTG AGGTTAATGTGCCAGTAGTTGGTGGGCATGCTGGCATAACCAtcctccctcttttctctcaG GCCGCTCCCAAATCCAGTAATTTATCAGATGATGACATAAAGGCTCTCACAAAGCGAACACAGGATGGAGGAACTGAGGTTGTGGAAGCGAAGGCTGGAAAGGGATCAGCGACACTTTCCATGGC CTACGCTGGAGCTGTCTTTGCTGATGCTTGCTTAAAGGGGCTCAATGGAGTTCCAGATATTGTTGAATGCTCCTTTGTGCAATCAAGCATCACTGATTTGCCTTTCTTTGCCTCTAAG GTAAGGCTAGGAAAGAATGGCGTGGAGGAAGTCTTTGGATTGGGTCCTCTTTCAGACTATGAACAACAGGGTCTTGAAAGCCTCAAGCCGGAGCTTAAAGCTTCTATAGAGAAGGGAGTTGAGTTTGCCAACCAAAATTAA
- the LOC133698591 gene encoding pyruvate decarboxylase 1-like yields MAHPSSALAPAPVPGHTFSGTLGHHLARRLVEIGVSDVFSVPGDFNLTLLDHLIDEPELNLIGCCNELNAGYAADGYARAKGVGACVVTFTVGGLSVLNAIAGAYSENLPIICIVGGPNSNDYGTNRILHHTTGLPDFTQELRCFQTVTCVQAVVTNLDDAHEQIDTAISTALKESKPAYISISCNLSGIPHPTFSREPVPFFLAPKVSNYLGLEAAVEATAEFLNKAVKPVIIGGPKLRVAKAQKAFIELADASGYPIAVMPSGKGLVPEHHPHFIGTYWGAVSTSFCAEIVESADAYVFVGPIFNDYSSVGYSLLIKKEKSIIVQPNRVTIGDGLSLGWVFMADFLSALAKKLKKNSTALENYRRIFVPPGMPLMREKDEPLRVNVLFKHIQNMLGGDSAVIAETGDSWFNCQKLCLPENCGYEFQMQYGSIGWSVGATLGYAQAARDKRVIACIGDGSFQVTAQDISTMIRCGQRTIIFLINNGGYTIEVEIHDGPYNVIKNWDYTGLVNAIHNGEGKCWTAKVRTEDELTAAIATVTGEQKDSLCFIEIFVHKDDTSKELLEWGSRVSAANSRPPNPQ; encoded by the exons ATGGCACACCCCAGCTCAGCTCTAGCTCCAGCTCCTGTTCCTGGCCATACCTTCAGTGGAACTTTGGGGCATCATTTAGCTCGGCGGCTAGTAGAGATCGGCGTGAGTGATGTGTTCTCTGTTCCCGGAGACTTCAACTTGACACTTTTAGACCATTTGATAGATGAACCAGAGCTGAACTTGATCGGCTGCTGTAACGAGCTGAACGCTGGCTATGCTGCTGATGGTTATGCACGTGCCAAAGGTGTCGGGGCATGTGTGGTGACTTTTACTGTAGGTGGGCTTAGTGTGCTTAATGCGATTGCTGGTGCTTATAGTGAGAATTTGCCTATTATCTGTATTGTTGGTGGGCCCAATTCCAATGATTATGGAACGAACAGGATTCTGCATCACACTACTGGGTTGCCTGATTTTACACAGGAGCTCAGGTGCTTTCAGACGGTCACTTGCGTTCAA GCAGTGGTGACCAACTTGGACGATGCACATGAGCAGATTGACACGGCAATCTCTACTGCTCTGAAGGAAAGTAAACCAGCTTATATTAGTATAAGCTGTAATTTGTCTGGAATCCCTCATCCAACTTTCTCTAGGGAACCTGTGCCATTCTTTCTGGCACCCAA GGTTAGCAACTATTTAGGATTAGAAGCAGCTGTTGAAGCAACTGCCGAATTTCTGAATAAAGCTGTGAAGCCTGTCATTATTGGCGGACCCAAGCTTAGAGTAGCAAAGGCGCAGAAGGCCTTTATAGAATTAGCAGATGCCAGTGGATATCCCATAGCTGTCATGCCTTCTGGGAAAGGGCTAGTGCCAGAGCACCACCCTCACTTCATAGGGACATATTGGGGTGCTGTGAGCACCAGCTTCTGTGCGGAGATAGTAGAGTCTGCTGATGCCTATGTTTTTGTTGGTCCCATCTTCAATGATTATAGCTCTGTTGGATATTCTTTGCTGATCAAGAAGGAGAAATCAATCATAGTGCAGCCTAATCGAGTGACTATTGGCGATGGCCTTTCGCTTGGATGGGTTTTTATGGCTGACTTCTTAAGTGCTTTGGCcaaaaaactgaagaaaaacaGCACAGCTTTGGAAAATTACAGACGCATCTTTGTCCCTCCTGGCATGCCTTTGATGCGTGAGAAAGATGAGCCTCTTAGGGTCAATGTACTCTTCAAGCACATTCAG AACATGTTAGGGGGAGATTCTGCTGTAATTGCTGAAACCGGAGACTCATGGTTTAACTGTCAGAAACTCTGCCTCCCTGAGAACTGTGG ATATGAATTTCAGATGCAGTATGGATCAATTGGCTGGTCAGTTGGTGCAACTCTTGGTTATGCTCAGGCAGCTAGAGATAAGCGTGTGATTGCCTGTATAGGTGATGGGAGTTTCCAG GTAACAGCTCAGGATATTTCAACTATGATCCGATGTGGGCAAAGGACTATCATATTCCTCATCAACAATGGAGGTTATACGATTGAAGTAGAGATTCATGATGGTCCTTACAATGTGATCAAGAACTGGGACTACACTGGCCTTGTTAATGCCATCCACAATGGCGAAGGCAAATGCTGGACAGCAAAG GTGCGCACGGAGGATGAATTGACAGCAGCAATAGCGACAGTAACAGGAGAACAAAAGGATTCACTGTGTTTCATTGAGATTTTCGTGCACAAGGATGACACTAGCAAAGAGCTGCTGGAGTGGGGATCTCGAGTTTCAGCCGCAAACAGCAGACCTCCAAACCCCCAGTAA